In Propionimicrobium sp. PCR01-08-3, one DNA window encodes the following:
- a CDS encoding enterochelin esterase domain-containing protein — MDEQAKRFRLMSTIPPHSFRPWPLPTATSPVIRLLEEGLSEIPGDQKSELVDEFMRTGLADGTPLIESSAAHPERSIVTFCYRGPGAKLCYLAANRLTDHLDPADTLMRRIDSTDLAYLSVEMPNDWIAGYQFITPPEPLPTAPLHEPFTAHQLRSLSKSIRTDPLARDHLPNKLHPELHSVVALAAAPAVPPVSSAEAWQRTDHAITGPVSESQLPVTIFRHPQAGADAPIVLVLDGEVWLADTILIESLNHAIDAGQIPPVQLVLLHSGGPGDRQLDYACELDESELLLERVADVVEGSLDAPWIIAGSSLGGLYAMLSAVRHRGPVAGAVAQSPSLWWPTDAPMEPVAGRWFTEFADADGASSPVVVQCGLLENTLAGDVLHAREALRSRGELIETPVDLVRGGHDIVWWRRTLPIGLIAQLSRFK; from the coding sequence ATGGACGAACAGGCCAAACGCTTTCGGTTGATGAGCACGATCCCTCCGCACAGTTTCCGCCCTTGGCCGTTGCCCACGGCGACCTCGCCGGTGATCCGGCTCCTGGAAGAGGGGCTGAGCGAGATTCCGGGCGATCAGAAATCGGAACTCGTCGATGAATTCATGAGGACCGGCCTTGCCGACGGCACCCCTTTGATCGAGTCGTCGGCCGCTCACCCGGAACGCAGTATCGTCACCTTTTGCTACCGCGGGCCTGGCGCAAAGCTGTGCTATCTGGCCGCCAACCGGCTCACCGATCACCTCGATCCTGCCGACACCCTGATGCGCCGGATCGACAGTACCGACCTCGCCTACCTGAGTGTCGAGATGCCGAACGATTGGATCGCCGGCTACCAATTCATCACGCCGCCCGAACCGTTGCCCACCGCGCCTCTGCATGAGCCGTTCACCGCGCATCAGCTTCGGTCCCTTTCGAAGTCGATTCGCACCGACCCACTGGCACGCGATCATCTGCCCAACAAGCTGCATCCCGAGCTGCACAGCGTCGTTGCGCTGGCTGCGGCTCCTGCGGTGCCACCGGTCAGCTCGGCCGAGGCGTGGCAGCGTACCGATCATGCGATTACGGGCCCGGTCAGCGAGTCCCAGCTTCCGGTCACCATCTTCCGGCATCCGCAGGCCGGCGCGGACGCCCCGATTGTGCTCGTCCTCGACGGGGAAGTCTGGCTTGCCGACACCATCCTCATCGAATCGCTCAACCACGCGATCGACGCCGGTCAGATTCCGCCGGTTCAGCTGGTGCTGCTGCATTCGGGCGGCCCCGGCGATCGCCAGCTGGACTACGCGTGCGAACTGGACGAGTCGGAGCTGCTGCTCGAACGGGTCGCCGATGTGGTCGAAGGCAGTTTGGACGCACCGTGGATCATCGCAGGGTCGAGCCTCGGAGGACTGTACGCGATGCTCAGCGCCGTACGGCACCGGGGACCGGTGGCGGGCGCAGTCGCGCAGTCCCCGTCCTTGTGGTGGCCGACCGATGCGCCCATGGAGCCGGTGGCCGGCCGCTGGTTCACCGAGTTCGCGGACGCCGACGGGGCGAGTTCGCCCGTCGTGGTGCAGTGCGGGTTGTTGGAGAACACTCTTGCCGGGGACGTGCTGCATGCCCGGGAGGCTCTCCGCTCGCGTGGCGAGCTGATCGAGACCCCGGTTGATCTGGTGCGCGGCGGGCACGACATCGTCTGGTGGCGCAGGACTCTTCCGATCGGGTTGATCGCGCAACTGAGCCGTTTCAAGTAA
- the fepB gene encoding Fe2+-enterobactin ABC transporter substrate-binding protein, translating to MTRSFARYGAALLVAGSLMLTACGGSSGDDAGDEASASTEQSGAAGFPLTFENYDGSTTEIPAQPERIVSTSVTLTGGLLSFDAPVVASAGAANGTFFAQWAGVAEEKGVETLWAAGSPDIESVIAAEPDLIVVSSSGADSLEDNLSDLQAIAPTIVVDYGDGTWQDSTGKLAAAAGMTEQAEATIAGFEAHVQEVAGEITVPEGSANIISYNGPGQNNQIGREVGPHAQLLEELGFTIEDPNPEWHTQEGGLRNDFVVASYENLTELTAETTFILSQDNEGAKAFLEDASLANVPSVADGQVYGLGKNSFRIDYYSATEIVDSILENFGNA from the coding sequence ATGACACGCAGCTTTGCCCGTTACGGCGCCGCTTTGCTGGTTGCCGGCTCGCTGATGCTGACCGCATGCGGCGGTTCGTCCGGCGACGATGCCGGCGATGAAGCCAGCGCCTCCACCGAGCAGTCGGGCGCGGCGGGCTTCCCGCTGACATTCGAGAACTACGACGGCTCCACCACGGAGATTCCCGCCCAACCCGAGCGCATCGTCTCGACCTCGGTCACTCTGACCGGCGGCTTGCTGTCATTCGACGCTCCCGTGGTTGCCTCTGCCGGAGCCGCCAACGGCACCTTCTTCGCCCAGTGGGCCGGTGTGGCCGAAGAAAAGGGCGTCGAAACATTGTGGGCAGCCGGCAGCCCCGACATCGAATCCGTAATCGCTGCCGAACCCGACCTCATCGTGGTGTCCTCATCGGGAGCCGATTCGCTCGAAGACAATCTCTCCGATTTGCAGGCGATCGCACCGACCATCGTCGTCGACTATGGCGACGGCACCTGGCAGGACAGCACCGGCAAGCTGGCCGCCGCTGCCGGCATGACCGAACAGGCGGAGGCCACCATCGCCGGTTTCGAGGCACATGTGCAAGAGGTCGCCGGCGAGATCACCGTTCCCGAAGGATCGGCAAACATCATCTCCTACAACGGTCCCGGTCAGAACAATCAGATCGGACGCGAGGTGGGCCCACACGCCCAACTGCTCGAAGAACTCGGCTTCACCATCGAGGACCCGAATCCCGAATGGCACACCCAAGAAGGCGGACTGCGCAACGACTTCGTGGTGGCGAGCTACGAGAACCTGACCGAGTTGACCGCCGAAACCACCTTCATCCTTTCCCAGGACAACGAGGGGGCGAAGGCATTCCTCGAGGACGCGAGCCTGGCGAATGTGCCGAGCGTGGCCGACGGCCAGGTCTACGGGCTCGGCAAGAACTCGTTCCGCATCGACTATTACTCCGCGACCGAGATCGTGGACAGCATTCTGGAGAACTTCGGAAACGCGTAA
- a CDS encoding iron ABC transporter permease: MSRTITADNPARHAPRGRAGWLVIAAVLIVCLMPVSVILGEIPITFGQVWDAYFHFDPSVTQQLLVRNIRVPRTIIALIVGAALGASGVVIQALTRNPLAEPGLLGVNAGATFAVACGIAIFRFQALTAGLIFGFIGAGLAGVAVYLLGGIRQGAGPVRLVLAGSALSVVLLACTRMLIINSDEEVFDRFRSWTVGSLEGRGPDLLLPTGGAVLIGLLIAIALANSLNASALGADLSRSLGAHPGRVLTMSALVVMLMCGATTAAVGPISFVGLTAPHLGRQIVGLNHRKLIPASALIAAALVLAADVAGRLVVSSGEISVGIMIGFIGAPVFIGIVRHRKLAQL, encoded by the coding sequence TTGTCCCGAACAATCACTGCCGACAACCCCGCCCGGCACGCCCCCAGAGGCCGTGCCGGGTGGCTTGTCATCGCGGCCGTGCTCATCGTCTGTCTGATGCCCGTCTCGGTGATCCTCGGCGAGATTCCGATCACCTTCGGCCAGGTCTGGGACGCCTACTTTCACTTCGACCCGTCGGTCACGCAGCAACTCCTGGTACGCAACATCCGCGTTCCCCGAACCATCATCGCGTTGATCGTCGGGGCGGCATTGGGGGCGTCCGGTGTCGTCATCCAGGCATTGACCCGCAACCCGCTGGCCGAGCCGGGCCTGCTCGGGGTCAACGCGGGAGCCACCTTCGCCGTGGCTTGTGGCATTGCTATCTTCCGCTTTCAGGCGCTGACCGCCGGTCTGATATTCGGCTTCATCGGCGCCGGTCTGGCCGGAGTCGCGGTCTATCTGCTCGGGGGCATCCGGCAGGGTGCGGGCCCGGTGAGACTCGTGCTGGCCGGCTCGGCTCTCAGCGTGGTCCTGTTGGCCTGCACCCGGATGCTCATCATCAACTCCGACGAGGAAGTCTTCGATCGTTTCCGCAGCTGGACGGTGGGTTCGCTGGAGGGCCGAGGCCCCGACCTGCTGCTGCCGACCGGGGGCGCCGTGCTGATCGGATTGCTGATCGCGATCGCCTTGGCCAATTCGCTGAACGCGAGTGCCCTGGGCGCCGACCTCAGCCGGTCGCTCGGCGCGCATCCCGGCCGGGTGCTCACGATGTCGGCGCTGGTGGTGATGCTGATGTGCGGCGCGACCACCGCGGCGGTGGGCCCGATCAGTTTTGTCGGCCTGACGGCTCCCCACCTCGGACGACAGATCGTCGGGCTGAACCACCGTAAACTCATTCCGGCGTCCGCTCTGATTGCCGCCGCGCTGGTGCTCGCGGCCGATGTCGCCGGACGCCTGGTGGTCTCAAGCGGCGAGATCAGCGTGGGAATCATGATCGGTTTCATCGGCGCGCCGGTCTTCATCGGCATCGTCCGGCACAGGAAGCTGGCGCAACTGTGA
- a CDS encoding iron chelate uptake ABC transporter family permease subunit, with product MNRITRSPASADNSPGTPKCPATDSGESSRTFEKTPGPAGQSASTPGQTVPHGDRSVVVSGHVLRRPGFSVLIRPRTLIVAAILLVLALVFAFIGLNQGKVTIPLADVWPAAFGQGEKKYVLAMGLRLPRIAAALTAGAALGISGAVFQSVTGNALGSPDVIGLTTGAATGAITQIVLFDAGPVQVMLAALVGGLGAAVVIYLLSLKGGVTGGYRLVLIGLGMGALLGSYNSLLMVRGEVEEAVAANIWVAGSLEGRQWPQVLPALIGTLVVVPVTIWLARRATLLEMGDDIASQLGVRAEPTRRWLIFCGVALAGLATAAVGPIAFIALSAPQIAKRLTGAKGLSIVPAGLMGSCLLLGADVGSHAIPTVTSLPIGQVTGLIGGIYLAWLLTRSKQI from the coding sequence GTGAATCGCATCACCCGCTCCCCGGCTTCGGCCGATAACTCGCCCGGCACTCCAAAATGCCCCGCGACGGACTCCGGCGAATCCTCCCGTACCTTCGAGAAAACTCCGGGCCCCGCTGGGCAGTCCGCGTCCACCCCCGGCCAAACCGTGCCGCATGGCGACCGGTCCGTGGTCGTCAGCGGGCATGTGCTGCGTCGTCCGGGTTTCTCGGTACTCATCCGCCCGCGGACGCTCATCGTCGCCGCAATTCTGCTGGTGCTGGCGCTCGTCTTCGCCTTCATCGGGCTCAACCAGGGGAAGGTGACGATCCCGCTCGCGGACGTCTGGCCTGCCGCGTTCGGACAGGGCGAGAAGAAATACGTGCTCGCCATGGGGCTACGGCTGCCCCGTATCGCCGCAGCACTGACGGCGGGCGCGGCACTGGGCATCTCCGGCGCGGTCTTTCAGTCCGTCACCGGCAACGCGCTTGGCTCGCCCGACGTGATCGGACTGACCACCGGAGCAGCAACCGGGGCCATCACCCAGATCGTGCTATTCGATGCCGGCCCGGTCCAGGTCATGCTCGCCGCGCTCGTCGGCGGTCTGGGTGCGGCCGTGGTCATCTACCTGCTGAGCCTCAAGGGCGGCGTCACGGGCGGATACCGGCTCGTCCTCATCGGGCTGGGCATGGGCGCATTGCTCGGCTCGTACAACAGCCTGCTGATGGTGCGCGGCGAGGTCGAGGAGGCCGTTGCTGCCAATATCTGGGTGGCAGGCTCGCTGGAGGGACGCCAGTGGCCGCAGGTGCTGCCGGCGTTGATCGGCACTCTGGTTGTCGTCCCGGTGACGATCTGGTTGGCCCGCCGTGCCACGTTGCTGGAGATGGGGGACGACATCGCCAGCCAGCTGGGGGTCCGTGCAGAGCCGACCAGACGTTGGCTGATCTTCTGCGGGGTTGCGCTGGCAGGCCTGGCGACCGCTGCGGTGGGCCCGATTGCGTTCATCGCATTGTCGGCGCCACAGATCGCCAAACGCCTCACCGGCGCGAAGGGGCTCAGCATCGTCCCTGCCGGTCTGATGGGTTCGTGCCTGTTGCTGGGTGCCGATGTGGGCAGCCATGCGATTCCCACCGTGACCTCACTGCCGATCGGCCAGGTGACCGGCCTGATCGGCGGCATCTATCTGGCGTGGCTGCTCACCCGGAGCAAGCAGATCTGA
- a CDS encoding ABC transporter ATP-binding protein — MGESVEPHIHGRGLTLAYDERVVSNDLTVEIPHGEVTIIVGPNACGKSTLLRAMSRLLVPKQGAVMLDGKAVNTLGVKDFARRLGLLPQQSHAPYGITVGDLAARGRYPHQKLLQQWSYDDEAAVRHALEACGVLELADRPVEELSGGQRQRVWIALLLAQDPPTMLLDEPTTYLDIANQLEVLELVRQLNQDKHRTMVLVLHDLMLAARYADHMIVMADGKIVATGEVSEVLTEDLLADVFKIRAQISTDPATGRPLVIPLSSLRPQHTFQPVGSNEASVRR, encoded by the coding sequence ATGGGCGAGAGCGTGGAACCACATATTCACGGCCGGGGGCTGACCCTGGCCTATGACGAAAGAGTGGTGTCGAACGACCTGACCGTCGAGATCCCGCACGGCGAGGTGACCATCATCGTGGGCCCCAACGCCTGCGGAAAGTCGACTCTGCTACGGGCGATGTCGCGTCTGCTGGTCCCCAAACAGGGGGCCGTGATGCTCGATGGCAAGGCTGTCAACACGCTGGGTGTCAAAGACTTCGCGCGCAGGCTGGGGCTCTTACCGCAGCAGTCGCACGCCCCCTACGGCATCACCGTCGGTGATCTGGCGGCGCGTGGCCGGTATCCACACCAAAAGCTGCTGCAGCAGTGGTCATACGACGACGAGGCCGCCGTGCGTCATGCGCTCGAAGCATGCGGGGTGCTCGAACTGGCGGATCGTCCGGTGGAGGAACTCTCGGGTGGCCAGCGCCAGCGGGTGTGGATCGCCCTGCTGTTGGCCCAGGATCCGCCGACGATGCTGCTGGACGAGCCCACGACCTATCTCGACATCGCCAACCAGCTCGAAGTTCTGGAGTTGGTGCGGCAGCTCAATCAAGACAAGCATCGGACCATGGTCCTGGTGCTGCACGATCTGATGTTGGCTGCCCGCTATGCCGATCACATGATCGTGATGGCTGACGGCAAGATCGTGGCGACCGGCGAAGTCAGCGAGGTCCTCACCGAAGACCTGCTGGCCGATGTCTTCAAGATCCGGGCGCAGATCAGCACCGACCCGGCGACCGGGCGTCCGCTGGTGATTCCGTTGTCGTCGCTGCGCCCGCAACACACCTTCCAGCCTGTCGGTTCAAACGAGGCGTCAGTCAGGCGATGA
- a CDS encoding HAD-IIA family hydrolase, which produces MSYDISITTPDELAELPRPQAWLCDMDGVLIRESLMLPGAAEFIAALEKSGTPYLVLTNNSIFTRRDLSARLAGSGLNIPEDRIWTSAVATADFLASQSEGGSAYVIGEAGLTTALHQQGFVMTDTSPEFVVLGETRNYSFSAITQAIRLIQAGAKFIATNPDVSGPSPEGTLPATGAVAALITKATNRKPYFVGKPNPIMIRAGLNRIGAHSETTAFVGDRMDTDMRSGLEAGLQTHLVLSGSTTLDEVNMYPFRPVAIHEGIGGVLPLIA; this is translated from the coding sequence ATGAGCTACGACATCAGCATCACCACGCCCGACGAATTGGCCGAGCTACCTCGTCCGCAGGCGTGGCTGTGCGATATGGACGGCGTGCTGATTCGCGAAAGCCTGATGCTGCCGGGTGCTGCCGAGTTCATCGCTGCGTTGGAGAAGTCCGGGACGCCATACTTGGTGCTGACGAACAACTCCATTTTCACCCGCCGTGACCTGTCGGCCAGACTAGCCGGCTCGGGACTCAATATTCCCGAAGACCGCATCTGGACCAGCGCCGTCGCCACCGCCGACTTCCTCGCCTCACAAAGCGAAGGCGGCAGCGCCTATGTGATCGGCGAGGCCGGTCTCACCACCGCCTTGCATCAGCAGGGGTTCGTCATGACCGACACGAGCCCGGAGTTCGTGGTGTTGGGCGAGACCCGCAATTACTCCTTCTCAGCCATCACTCAGGCCATCCGCTTGATTCAGGCAGGCGCCAAGTTCATCGCCACCAATCCCGATGTGTCGGGCCCCTCCCCCGAAGGAACCTTGCCCGCCACCGGCGCGGTGGCGGCGCTGATCACCAAGGCGACCAACCGCAAGCCGTACTTCGTCGGCAAGCCGAACCCGATCATGATCCGCGCCGGCCTGAACCGCATCGGCGCGCATTCCGAGACCACCGCTTTCGTCGGCGACCGGATGGACACCGACATGCGCTCCGGGTTGGAGGCCGGTCTTCAGACTCACCTGGTGCTATCGGGCTCCACGACACTGGACGAGGTGAACATGTATCCCTTCCGCCCGGTCGCCATTCACGAGGGAATCGGCGGGGTGCTCCCCCTCATCGCCTGA